One part of the Melioribacteraceae bacterium genome encodes these proteins:
- a CDS encoding ATP-binding protein, producing the protein MIYPNKKIEKEIVVKSSTDNLSQVRDFTRKAAEESGFNEETVGKIILAVDEACTNIIKHAYKYSPDGKIEISIKFDSTRFSISIVDEGIHFNPNSVPEPNIVEYYKQKKVGGLGIFLMKKLMDEVNYYTIGGNKNQVILVKYLTR; encoded by the coding sequence TTGATTTACCCGAATAAAAAAATAGAAAAGGAGATTGTTGTAAAAAGCAGTACCGACAATCTTTCCCAGGTAAGGGACTTTACCAGGAAAGCAGCCGAAGAAAGCGGCTTTAATGAGGAAACTGTCGGCAAAATTATTCTTGCTGTTGACGAAGCATGCACAAATATTATTAAACACGCCTATAAATACTCACCGGATGGTAAAATAGAAATTTCTATAAAATTCGATTCAACCAGATTTTCAATTTCGATTGTTGATGAAGGAATTCACTTTAATCCTAATTCTGTACCAGAACCGAATATTGTTGAATATTATAAACAGAAAAAAGTCGGCGGACTTGGTATTTTCCTGATGAAAAAACTGATGGATGAAGTGAATTATTACACAATCGGTGGAAATAAAAATCAAGTTATTTTAGTTAAATATCTTACCCGATAG
- a CDS encoding SpoIIE family protein phosphatase, whose translation MQTTDHNATLRNFSALVDFSNLVNSSLDLNFALNNILLTCFGKFHTSKGLIALFNEDGILEIKSQKGLLKTITEKFPSVSQGEINTNQELKNFIEMNGFPICQEIKSSEGVKGILLLGNRLTNRNYDSEDVDFLKTILNVGATAIENSLTVEKLKKVNRDLDGKINQLYSLFDLGKEFSGILQVENIARLLVYSLIGQMLVSKYSIITCIDGTFSILENRFDESRLAKALKDCNAGRFSGPLNRSDMKGDLQVFAELGVDLIVPMQIKNTTKGLIILGKRKNDLAYTKSDIEFVSSLGSLAIISIENARLFTEALEKQRLEKDLETARNIQKNLLPKKFPVFSSLEIDAYNASAKMVGGDYYDVVKLDNNRVLVAIADVSGKGVPAALLMANVQAFLKSICKQNLPLAEATNLMNDLVAENTTMGSFITFFWALFENDTRKLTYVNAGHNPPLHVYNGRINKFKKGGMILGVLPTTIPYVSETIQLESGQAVVLFTDGITEAMNKNGEEFTDEKLEKIVSGIYNESPKYILDKIKAQVEEFTAGAEQSDDITCLVLKVK comes from the coding sequence ATGCAAACAACCGATCATAATGCAACCTTAAGGAATTTTTCAGCTCTTGTAGATTTCAGCAATCTGGTAAATTCCAGTCTCGATCTCAATTTTGCGCTTAACAATATTCTGCTAACCTGTTTCGGTAAATTCCATACTTCCAAAGGTCTAATTGCATTGTTCAACGAAGATGGAATTCTTGAAATCAAATCCCAAAAAGGACTCCTTAAAACAATAACCGAAAAATTTCCTTCCGTATCACAGGGCGAAATCAATACCAACCAGGAATTAAAAAATTTTATTGAAATGAACGGCTTTCCCATCTGTCAGGAGATAAAATCTTCTGAAGGGGTAAAAGGAATACTCCTCCTTGGTAACAGGTTGACAAACAGAAATTATGACAGCGAAGACGTCGATTTCCTTAAGACCATCTTGAATGTCGGGGCTACAGCAATTGAAAATTCTCTTACAGTTGAAAAACTGAAAAAGGTAAATCGAGATCTCGACGGAAAAATTAACCAGCTGTATTCATTATTCGATCTTGGTAAAGAGTTCAGCGGAATATTACAGGTTGAAAACATTGCCCGGCTGCTGGTTTATTCACTTATAGGACAAATGCTAGTTTCCAAATATTCGATTATAACATGCATCGACGGCACTTTCTCTATTCTTGAAAACCGTTTCGATGAATCGCGTCTTGCAAAAGCGCTAAAAGATTGTAACGCAGGCAGATTCAGCGGACCGCTGAATAGAAGCGACATGAAAGGAGATCTTCAGGTTTTTGCTGAACTCGGTGTGGATCTTATTGTACCCATGCAAATTAAAAATACAACTAAAGGACTGATCATTCTTGGAAAACGTAAGAACGATCTTGCTTATACTAAGTCCGACATTGAATTTGTTTCCTCATTAGGCAGCCTGGCGATTATATCAATTGAAAATGCAAGATTGTTTACTGAAGCACTTGAAAAGCAGAGACTCGAAAAAGATCTCGAAACCGCCCGAAATATTCAGAAAAATCTTTTGCCCAAGAAATTTCCTGTGTTTTCCAGCCTGGAAATTGATGCGTATAACGCTTCGGCCAAAATGGTTGGTGGAGATTATTATGATGTGGTAAAACTGGACAATAACCGCGTCCTTGTGGCTATTGCGGATGTATCCGGTAAAGGAGTTCCTGCAGCTCTGTTAATGGCAAATGTGCAGGCATTTCTTAAATCAATTTGCAAACAGAATCTTCCTCTTGCAGAAGCTACTAACCTGATGAATGACCTTGTTGCTGAGAATACAACCATGGGCAGCTTTATTACATTTTTCTGGGCCCTTTTTGAGAATGATACTAGAAAATTAACTTACGTTAATGCAGGGCATAATCCTCCTTTGCACGTCTATAATGGTAGAATTAATAAGTTTAAGAAAGGAGGTATGATTTTGGGAGTTTTACCTACAACAATTCCGTACGTCTCTGAAACTATTCAACTCGAATCGGGACAGGCTGTAGTTCTCTTTACCGATGGAATCACTGAAGCAATGAATAAAAACGGAGAGGAGTTTACTGACGAAAAACTTGAAAAAATTGTCTCGGGTATTTATAACGAATCCCCAAAATATATACTCGATAAAATTAAGGCTCAGGTTGAGGAATTTACCGCTGGAGCTGAACAGAGTGATGATATAACCTGCTTGGTTTTAAAGGTGAAGTAA
- a CDS encoding SpoIIE family protein phosphatase → MFNVIKIFLAKHRLKFIIAVTLIFAIISAVNFIFVYSVTAQSNDECLWLPKKVSIDSVEIVFNQVKEGGVAWQAGIRDGDILVAIDGKKAKDTFIATQILDKVQKGDYATYTVKRGNEVFNTPLLVKKLINIQGLAFVLLSSIWLIVGFFVVIAKPNGRTQSLFFKIGLVLVLNASVSMLYRGYVVDNPLFRNQYIPLIIDNVSQFAAIFLPFMLFKFFSIFPKDFFYVSKKWFSSRIYIIPVVISISILIIKSIFLYGYSVEAVFIKINSWLGIFTGSGFVLGFILLLIGYLRLKTRQERVPIFFILIAYLVGVLALIYSNFLAPSIGGLIFNNPAYFTPIILIALLPVAFGYSIFRYSLMDVSEIVRNTIIYGTATVSLAGIYFLIIYVIGQQVGAAITDEYQGIVAGVIFVLFAIVFQSTKDRFQDLLTAKFYPEQFAFQKNLLKFSNEISAIVGMENILNSTEQLFVKSLRLNNFGIMINYNNSEKYFSLVRNQGFYNTQLKIYDENSAIEKFFLAEIAIGKKPIIERQDFKHSADGRFSALLDEEIFTVVPLIIKSKVIGLLLFGVKYSGSQFTLKEAELLIAAASQTAISIESARLYESELDKHKIERDLENARRIQESLLPKSFPKISGMDVFGAMIPAMHVGGDYYDLIKISDDKLFVVISDVSGKGLSASFYMSKIQTMVKLYCTEGRTPKDILIEINKRIYNEIEKNWFITISLALIDFGKKEMTFARAGHTPLIKINNNIYELYQPGGVGVGLDKGEVFSESLEEITLAVNSGDLLFFFSDGISELMNSSSELYGINRMKELLKANKEFSCKEIGGKLIEDLESFRGNINQYDDITFVVFKVT, encoded by the coding sequence ATGTTTAATGTAATTAAAATATTTCTCGCTAAACACCGGCTCAAATTTATTATAGCGGTTACGCTTATCTTTGCGATCATAAGTGCGGTTAATTTCATATTTGTTTACAGTGTCACTGCTCAATCGAATGATGAATGTCTCTGGTTGCCTAAGAAGGTAAGCATCGACTCTGTAGAAATAGTATTCAATCAAGTAAAGGAAGGAGGAGTGGCCTGGCAGGCTGGTATAAGAGACGGTGATATTCTAGTCGCTATAGACGGTAAAAAAGCCAAGGATACATTCATAGCTACCCAGATTCTGGATAAAGTTCAGAAGGGGGATTATGCTACTTATACCGTTAAACGAGGTAATGAAGTTTTCAATACTCCTCTTCTTGTAAAAAAACTTATAAATATTCAGGGACTCGCCTTTGTACTTCTTTCTTCAATCTGGTTAATTGTCGGATTCTTTGTTGTAATTGCAAAACCGAACGGAAGAACACAATCATTATTTTTCAAGATAGGGCTTGTCCTGGTCCTCAACGCCTCAGTCAGCATGCTCTATAGAGGTTATGTAGTGGATAACCCACTCTTCAGAAATCAATACATTCCATTAATAATTGATAATGTTTCGCAATTCGCTGCAATCTTTCTTCCTTTCATGCTGTTCAAATTCTTCTCGATCTTTCCGAAAGATTTTTTCTATGTAAGTAAAAAATGGTTTTCCTCAAGAATCTATATTATACCTGTAGTAATCTCGATATCCATTCTGATTATTAAATCAATATTTTTATATGGGTACAGCGTTGAAGCGGTATTTATAAAGATTAATTCGTGGCTTGGAATTTTCACCGGATCGGGTTTTGTCCTCGGTTTCATATTGCTGTTGATCGGTTATCTAAGGCTTAAAACAAGGCAGGAGCGTGTTCCTATCTTTTTTATCCTGATTGCCTACCTGGTTGGTGTTCTTGCTCTCATCTACTCAAATTTTCTGGCACCGTCTATCGGGGGATTGATATTCAATAACCCGGCCTATTTCACACCAATAATTTTAATTGCCCTTTTACCGGTTGCATTCGGTTATTCGATTTTCAGATATTCATTGATGGATGTAAGCGAGATTGTAAGAAATACAATCATTTATGGAACCGCTACGGTTTCTCTTGCCGGTATCTACTTCCTAATAATTTATGTAATAGGGCAGCAGGTTGGAGCGGCAATAACCGACGAATACCAGGGAATTGTTGCGGGTGTGATATTTGTCCTCTTCGCCATTGTTTTTCAATCAACCAAGGATCGATTCCAGGATCTTCTTACAGCAAAATTTTACCCGGAGCAATTTGCGTTTCAGAAAAATCTGCTCAAATTCAGCAATGAAATATCTGCTATTGTAGGGATGGAGAATATTCTTAACTCCACCGAGCAGTTGTTCGTTAAATCCCTGCGGCTCAACAATTTCGGAATAATGATCAATTACAACAATTCGGAAAAGTACTTTTCGCTGGTGCGGAACCAGGGTTTTTATAATACGCAACTGAAGATTTATGATGAAAATTCGGCGATCGAGAAATTTTTCCTGGCTGAGATTGCCATTGGGAAAAAACCGATAATAGAGAGACAGGACTTTAAACATTCGGCAGACGGAAGATTCTCAGCCCTTCTTGATGAAGAAATTTTTACAGTGGTTCCGCTTATAATAAAATCGAAAGTAATCGGACTTCTCTTATTCGGTGTAAAGTATTCCGGATCTCAGTTTACACTTAAAGAGGCGGAATTACTGATTGCGGCGGCAAGTCAAACCGCTATATCAATCGAAAGCGCACGACTCTATGAATCGGAACTTGATAAACATAAAATAGAAAGAGATCTCGAAAATGCCAGAAGAATTCAGGAAAGTCTCCTGCCCAAGTCCTTTCCTAAAATTTCCGGAATGGATGTCTTCGGAGCTATGATTCCTGCAATGCACGTGGGAGGGGATTATTACGACCTTATTAAGATTTCCGACGACAAACTATTTGTAGTAATCAGCGACGTCTCCGGCAAAGGATTAAGCGCGTCTTTTTATATGTCCAAGATTCAGACTATGGTTAAGCTCTATTGCACCGAGGGACGGACTCCGAAGGATATTCTCATTGAAATTAATAAGAGAATCTACAATGAAATTGAAAAGAACTGGTTTATAACTATTTCACTGGCACTGATCGATTTCGGCAAAAAGGAAATGACTTTCGCCAGAGCAGGGCATACCCCTCTTATTAAGATCAATAATAATATTTATGAATTATATCAGCCGGGCGGCGTTGGTGTTGGACTGGATAAAGGTGAAGTATTTTCCGAATCCCTTGAAGAAATAACCCTTGCAGTAAATTCGGGTGACCTGTTATTCTTCTTCTCGGATGGTATTTCAGAATTAATGAACAGCAGCAGCGAGTTATATGGTATTAATAGAATGAAAGAATTATTAAAGGCGAATAAAGAATTCAGTTGTAAAGAGATTGGCGGTAAACTTATTGAGGATCTTGAATCTTTCAGGGGAAATATCAACCAGTACGATGATATTACATTTGTTGTATTTAAGGTTACCTGA
- the secF gene encoding protein translocase subunit SecF: MRLFENLNIDFMGKRHFFYLVSSVIIILGVVSIFIRGLQFGIDFKGGSEIAIEFSKPIEIGEIRSHVENIGLGNVEVKTFGGSTGILLRTELQEIPADVLPQVKAKIESIISNTYPGLQRTVIDSTLNSITYSFPDSAVAEVLSNRLYQAGFQTANVSEEPSNTGVVVRLGIADWLKENLIEKFTDNPFSVLKEEKVGPKIGAELKQDAVIAVFLSLIVILVYLGFRFKFVFAVGAVAALFHDVLITLGIFAILYDVIPGFNLEISTSVVAAFLTLVGYSINDTVVVFDRVRENLKIHKTLPLEETMNKAVNKTMSRTVITGITTLLTVLILMIFGGEVLKGFAFALFLGIIVGTYSSIFVASALVLEVAGRTKRKIQF; this comes from the coding sequence ATGCGATTATTCGAGAATTTAAATATTGACTTCATGGGTAAGAGACATTTCTTTTACCTTGTTTCGTCTGTTATTATCATTCTGGGTGTTGTGAGTATTTTTATAAGAGGACTCCAATTTGGAATCGATTTTAAAGGCGGATCAGAAATTGCAATCGAGTTTTCTAAGCCAATCGAGATAGGAGAAATCAGAAGTCATGTTGAAAATATTGGATTAGGAAATGTAGAAGTTAAGACCTTCGGCGGTTCTACAGGAATTCTTTTGAGGACCGAATTACAGGAGATTCCTGCCGACGTTCTGCCCCAGGTAAAAGCTAAGATTGAATCGATTATTTCGAACACATACCCCGGATTACAGAGAACTGTTATCGATTCAACACTAAATTCTATCACATATTCATTCCCGGATTCAGCAGTTGCGGAAGTTCTTAGTAACAGGCTATATCAGGCCGGCTTCCAGACTGCGAATGTTTCCGAGGAGCCATCCAATACCGGTGTTGTTGTGCGTCTTGGTATAGCGGATTGGTTGAAAGAAAATCTTATTGAAAAGTTTACAGACAATCCATTTTCTGTTCTGAAAGAGGAAAAGGTAGGGCCAAAGATCGGAGCAGAACTCAAACAGGATGCCGTTATTGCTGTTTTTCTCTCGTTAATTGTGATACTGGTTTATCTAGGATTCAGGTTTAAGTTTGTCTTCGCAGTAGGTGCAGTTGCTGCGTTGTTTCATGACGTACTTATAACGCTTGGCATCTTTGCAATTCTTTACGATGTAATCCCGGGATTTAACCTGGAAATAAGCACAAGTGTTGTAGCCGCATTCCTTACACTTGTGGGTTATTCAATTAATGATACTGTGGTTGTATTCGACAGAGTAAGAGAAAACTTAAAAATACATAAAACTCTTCCTTTAGAAGAGACTATGAACAAGGCTGTTAATAAAACTATGAGCAGAACAGTTATTACTGGAATAACGACTTTATTAACAGTATTAATTCTTATGATTTTCGGCGGGGAGGTTCTTAAAGGATTTGCATTCGCTCTCTTCCTGGGAATTATAGTTGGTACTTACTCTTCTATCTTCGTTGCCAGCGCTCTCGTTCTTGAAGTTGCCGGCAGAACAAAACGAAAAATTCAGTTCTAA
- the secD gene encoding protein translocase subunit SecD, with amino-acid sequence MKEIRFRLIIIIGAIALSLYLLYPTYQDYQNNKEVGKELENLSQSIQKSNPEFSPVELKEYIQDKKDSILSSNPDYKTARDKRVKLGLDLQGGMYLVMEVNTAKLLERLAKDPDDQFKQLLDEAEKESRLSEDNVVTILAQKMQAKGIRLSRYFGSIREDDSDIQSRLLEQESDAVSRALEIINNRVNQYGVSEPSIQKQGSRRIIVELPGVSREEEAKRLLQGRALLEFKLLKDPDFAIPIMNRIDEVLAAKDSNSTTPSDTSGQLTEEEFAKQHPFFAIARLIDPQGTIADVFVKESDRDVLNNLLEKPEVKKVVPDNVEFIYENKPEIADDGAQYYRMYMVNKQAELTGGVIVNAVANIDPMTSAPIVTMEMNSEGAREWARITGSNIGKRCAIVLDGQAYSAPTIQNKIPTGSSQISGIPNLDEAKLLEIVLKAGALPAPIDIIEERTVGPSLGQDSISQGFNSMWMGYLLVALFMIIYYKVAGSLADIGVVVTILLILGVLAGFQGTLTLPGIAGIVLTMGMAVDANVLIYERIREELGTGKTAKAAVESGFKQSFSAIFDSNITTFFTGIILYQFGSGPIQGFALTLMIGIVSSLFGALVVVRVLFDYMTYKGYKIQVG; translated from the coding sequence ATGAAAGAAATAAGATTTAGACTGATAATAATAATCGGTGCTATTGCTCTTAGCTTATACCTCCTCTATCCTACTTACCAGGATTATCAGAATAACAAAGAGGTTGGAAAAGAACTGGAGAATTTAAGTCAGAGCATTCAAAAAAGTAATCCGGAATTTTCACCTGTTGAGTTGAAAGAATATATACAGGACAAAAAAGACAGTATTCTATCCAGTAATCCGGATTATAAAACAGCACGCGATAAACGCGTGAAGCTCGGCCTCGACCTTCAGGGCGGTATGTATCTTGTTATGGAAGTAAATACTGCAAAACTTCTTGAACGGCTTGCAAAGGATCCCGACGATCAATTCAAACAACTTCTTGATGAAGCTGAAAAGGAATCCAGATTATCTGAAGATAACGTCGTTACTATTCTTGCTCAGAAAATGCAGGCAAAAGGAATTCGTTTAAGCCGTTATTTCGGTTCAATAAGAGAGGATGATTCGGATATTCAATCCAGACTTCTTGAACAAGAATCCGACGCGGTTAGCCGTGCGCTCGAAATTATTAACAACAGAGTCAATCAATACGGTGTTTCGGAGCCGAGTATTCAGAAACAGGGTTCCAGAAGAATTATTGTTGAGCTGCCCGGTGTCTCAAGAGAAGAGGAAGCAAAACGCCTTTTACAGGGACGAGCACTTCTGGAGTTCAAATTGCTTAAAGACCCTGATTTCGCTATCCCAATTATGAACAGAATTGACGAGGTTCTCGCCGCTAAAGATTCAAATTCGACTACTCCGTCAGATACATCCGGACAATTAACCGAAGAGGAATTTGCAAAACAGCATCCGTTCTTCGCAATTGCACGTTTAATCGATCCGCAAGGAACAATTGCAGACGTCTTCGTTAAAGAATCCGACCGAGACGTTCTCAACAATCTTCTTGAAAAGCCTGAAGTCAAAAAAGTTGTTCCGGACAATGTTGAGTTTATTTACGAGAACAAACCTGAAATAGCCGACGATGGCGCGCAGTATTACAGAATGTATATGGTTAATAAGCAGGCGGAATTAACTGGCGGCGTAATTGTAAATGCTGTTGCAAATATAGATCCTATGACTTCCGCCCCGATTGTAACCATGGAAATGAACTCGGAAGGTGCTCGCGAATGGGCAAGAATAACAGGCTCCAACATCGGTAAGAGATGCGCAATTGTTCTAGACGGACAGGCCTATTCAGCGCCAACAATTCAAAATAAAATTCCAACAGGCAGTTCTCAGATTAGCGGTATTCCAAATCTTGACGAAGCCAAGCTTCTCGAAATTGTTCTGAAGGCAGGTGCACTTCCTGCTCCTATAGATATTATCGAAGAGAGAACAGTTGGTCCGTCACTCGGACAGGATTCAATCAGCCAGGGATTCAATTCCATGTGGATGGGTTATCTGCTTGTAGCACTTTTTATGATTATTTATTATAAAGTAGCCGGCTCTCTTGCAGATATCGGTGTTGTTGTTACCATCCTCTTAATACTTGGTGTTCTCGCAGGATTCCAGGGAACGTTAACACTTCCGGGTATTGCAGGAATAGTACTTACGATGGGTATGGCAGTGGATGCCAACGTTCTGATTTACGAAAGAATCCGTGAAGAATTGGGAACCGGTAAAACCGCAAAAGCTGCGGTTGAGAGCGGATTCAAACAATCCTTCTCTGCTATTTTCGATTCCAACATAACAACTTTCTTCACCGGAATTATTCTTTATCAATTCGGTAGCGGCCCTATTCAGGGATTTGCATTAACTCTTATGATCGGAATTGTATCGAGCTTATTCGGCGCGCTTGTTGTTGTGAGGGTTCTATTTGATTATATGACGTACAAAGGTTATAAAATTCAAGTCGGTTAA
- the rplI gene encoding 50S ribosomal protein L9 — protein MKVILRKNFDQLGKVGDVVNVKDGYARNYLIPRQIAYQATAGNIRALEEEKKQLLKKEAKELDSAQKLASDLEKISITIPVKVGEEEKIFGSVTHQMIADAIKDKGFEIDKRKIDITEPIKALGIYTVSVKLHPSVAASIKTWVVRE, from the coding sequence ATGAAAGTAATATTAAGAAAAAACTTTGATCAGCTCGGTAAAGTGGGCGATGTTGTTAACGTTAAAGACGGATATGCAAGAAATTATCTTATTCCCCGCCAGATTGCATATCAGGCAACCGCCGGAAATATCCGCGCTCTGGAAGAAGAGAAAAAACAACTTCTTAAAAAAGAAGCTAAAGAACTTGATTCTGCTCAGAAACTGGCTTCAGACCTCGAAAAAATTTCGATCACTATTCCGGTTAAAGTTGGTGAAGAAGAAAAGATTTTCGGTTCTGTTACACACCAGATGATCGCAGATGCAATCAAAGATAAAGGCTTTGAAATAGATAAACGTAAAATTGATATTACAGAGCCGATCAAGGCGCTTGGAATTTATACTGTATCTGTAAAACTTCATCCGAGCGTTGCTGCCTCAATTAAAACCTGGGTCGTAAGAGAATAG
- the rpsR gene encoding 30S ribosomal protein S18: protein MRKEVKQKKVKRIIDSYIDYKDSKQLQRFLTDQGKIIPRRITGLSAKQHRELVTAIKRARHLAILPFVSEAVK, encoded by the coding sequence ATGAGAAAAGAAGTAAAACAAAAAAAAGTAAAAAGAATCATCGATAGTTATATCGATTACAAGGATTCTAAACAGCTCCAGAGGTTCCTTACGGACCAGGGGAAAATAATACCGAGAAGGATAACAGGGCTTAGCGCAAAACAACACCGCGAACTGGTAACTGCAATTAAGAGAGCCCGTCATTTGGCAATTCTACCGTTCGTTTCCGAAGCGGTTAAGTAA
- a CDS encoding single-stranded DNA-binding protein, with amino-acid sequence MAELKMPELNSVIVAGNLTKDPVFRQTSNNTPVVNFHIAANRRYKDSSNQWQEDVCYVGVVAWNKLADSCKDRLKKGSAVLIDGELQSRTFKTEDGKNRTVVEIKAKRIQFLNKFSKNQENGIDIAVDSSVEESDYEDNSFDKFLTDEESDLMKNGDKQ; translated from the coding sequence ATGGCTGAATTAAAGATGCCAGAACTTAACAGCGTTATTGTTGCGGGAAATTTGACAAAGGACCCTGTATTCAGACAAACTTCAAATAATACCCCAGTTGTGAACTTTCACATTGCTGCCAACAGAAGATACAAAGACAGCAGTAATCAGTGGCAGGAGGATGTTTGTTATGTCGGTGTTGTGGCCTGGAATAAATTGGCCGATAGCTGCAAAGACAGACTGAAGAAAGGGAGCGCTGTACTTATAGACGGCGAGTTGCAAAGCAGAACATTTAAAACAGAAGATGGTAAAAACAGAACGGTTGTTGAAATAAAAGCTAAGAGAATTCAGTTCCTGAATAAATTCAGCAAGAATCAGGAAAACGGGATTGATATTGCGGTCGATTCTTCAGTTGAGGAATCGGATTACGAGGACAATTCGTTCGATAAATTTTTAACTGATGAAGAATCAGATTTAATGAAAAATGGTGACAAACAATGA
- the rpsF gene encoding 30S ribosomal protein S6, translating into MRARNYESVVLINAALEDDQIESTISRILEVITTNGGEIIEADKWGRKRLAYPIKKAKSGYYLVLRFKAPTELISILERNYRLDENIIRYITIALDKNALEAIAKQKESSKAAEPVVIEVEASTNESKEN; encoded by the coding sequence ATGCGAGCCAGAAACTACGAAAGCGTCGTTTTAATTAATGCGGCTCTCGAAGACGATCAGATCGAATCAACGATCTCCAGAATACTTGAAGTAATCACTACAAACGGTGGTGAAATAATTGAAGCCGATAAATGGGGCAGAAAACGCCTCGCTTATCCGATCAAGAAAGCTAAAAGCGGTTATTATTTAGTTCTCCGCTTCAAAGCTCCAACCGAATTGATTTCAATTTTAGAACGTAATTACCGCCTGGATGAAAACATCATCCGTTACATTACAATTGCTCTTGATAAAAATGCTCTCGAAGCAATCGCCAAGCAGAAGGAATCTTCTAAAGCCGCTGAACCGGTTGTTATAGAGGTAGAAGCTAGTACTAACGAAAGCAAAGAAAACTAA